Sequence from the Lacerta agilis isolate rLacAgi1 chromosome 6, rLacAgi1.pri, whole genome shotgun sequence genome:
cctaaaaaaaaccagggctttccccctttcctcctctaaaaactaggtgtgtcttatggagtgaaaaatacggtatcataagaagagccctgcaatATTAGATCCATCTAATCCGCTGTTCTCTTTACCACAATGGCCCAGATTCCTTTGAGAAGCCCAGAAGCTACAGTTGGCATTTAACTTCAGAATGTGGGAAATAAACAGGGGGATGGATCCAGACTCAGTTAGTGGTCTCTTAGTTCCCTTTGATATCAATTGGACTTAAATTTTGACAAGTTTTCAGAATGTCAATGAGATCTAAATTGAACTAATTCTTCCAACCCATAGTGTTGATTTCAATATAACggcttctgttttatttcttctaCAGACAATTGAAAAGTTGTATAACATAAAGAGAATGGAGGCGCAGAGACTGCCTTGTCCTCCGGCGTCACTAAAAGATCAGCCAGTTCAGCTCTCTTGCCTTCAAGCAGTGCCAGCAGCATCAAATCTCTCACTGAGTCCGGTGGTGCTTCAGCCAGAACAAGGTGTCTCCCAGACTATATATCTGAAAGCCCTTACCATACCACTTTATCAACCTACCCAGGCAGAATGTCATCATCCGAACAACAGGCTGCCCACAGGCCGAACCAGTATCAACTTAGACAGCACTAATATGCCTTTAATCGTAAGCCCAGTTTTACATTCAGAGGGGACAGATCAACCTCAGGCAGTCATTCAGAAGCAACCTAGGACAATAAATATAATTAGTGGTTTATCAGTTTTGCCACAAAATCCTTCTCCATGCGTGCCACTTGGAAGCCCAGGGAAATCCAAAAGTGCTGGGAAGTACCTCTGCAAACATTGTGGCCGTGATTGCCTAAAACCAAGTGTTCTTGAGAAACACATGCGCTCACATACAGGTGAGAGACCTTTTCCGTGTACTACATGTGGCATTGCATTTAAAACTCAAAGCAATCTGTATAAACATAGGAGATCCCAAACACATGTAAACAATGCCAGGCAGCCCTCAGAATCTGACATCAGTAGTACACTAGAAGAGAATGAGAAGGTGTCTGAAAGTGCTGGAGCTTTCCAGACAACAAAAGCCAATGATAGAAACTGTGACCAGCCAAGGACAGTGATTAAACATGCCATTTCGGAGTCCACAGATGTGTTAACTAGGGAGAAGCATCTTCCTGATGCTTCTTTGCCAGCAGTGAACGCTTTATTCCTTGGATCTGAAAACCAGTGGATGACAACGGACAACTCTTATCACGGAGGGCTAAATCAGAATGCCTTTGAGAAAGAGACCATGAAAGATCCATTGAATTCACTCCAGAGAAGAAAGATCCAGGAGCAAAGGTCTCCAACTGTCAGTAAGCACAGTCAGCTACAGAGGCAGCAAGCCACGTACTCGGAGAAGCCATGGGACAGCAGATCTGACTACAAGCTGAAGAAATGTGAAAGCACTGACTCAGGATACCTGTCACGCTCTGATAGTGTGGAACAGCAGATGCTGTCTCCCAGCCCCCTGCACAGTCTTTGTGAGCACAGCATAGAGTCAGAAAGTGATACAGCCATTAGCAACCTCAGGTACACAGCAGGAAATAGCTCAAAAGTAGATTTGGCTGAGAAAGCACCAGGAGCCTTAACATTTGAGAAAAAGAAATTGGAGGAGCATATCTCAAAGCTAATATCTCAAAATAAAGCTGTGGTGGATGACACCCAACTGGACAATGTTAGACCCAGGAAAACAGTCCTGTCCAAGCAGGGCAGCATTGACTTGCCGATGCCTTATACGTATAAAGACTCGTTCCATTTTGACATACGGCCTGTTGACATACACAGAAAAAAGAATATTTCTCTGTTCTCAGCCAAGTCTATATTCACACCTGTGGAAAAATCAAAGCCATTGTTTTTTCACTCGGTCCCCACTCAGTTCTCTACGACAATTGATTGCGTGCCTGTTACCAGAAGTAACTCTTTGCCTTTTGTTGAGAGCACTAGGAGGGTACAGGATCAAGTAGATAGTTCAAAATTAACTTCTTTCACTAGAATGTCCCCAAACACAAGTTTTTCTGGTTTATTGCATAGCAACAACTTTGCTGCGAGTACAGCAGGTTTTCCTAACAGCCACCCCCGAGCACTTGTCAGGCAGGTGGCAGTAGATGACTTACTGCTAAGTAACGTGATTGAATCTTCATCTTCTTCGGAAGAGATGAAAGGCACTAAAAAGCCTGGAGCTGCGGGGGAAGGAGCAAACGCAAAGTATAAGAAACCCAGTcaaagaaaatttaaaatgttctctcaggaaaaaTGGCAGGTTTATGGGGATGAGACATTTAAGAAAATCTAccagaaaatgaaaagcagtCAAATGACCAAGAAACCAAAGGAAAATAAGACAGATATTTCAAGCATCCATTTGGATGCCAAGGAAACAACTAGTCAGGAGGGAATTACTCTGTCAGGAGAAGGCAGAAGCACCACAATGGTAGCCATTTCTGCAAAACTGAATACTGAAGAATTGAAAGGCCATTCCATCAGTAGTCCTATATTGCAATGTGTTTCCTTACAGGAGAGTTCAAGGAGCTTTGCAGAATCAATGGAAACATCAAGTGCTGTCAGTGATTATGAACACAATGATAAGGCTAAAACACTTCTTGAACACAGATGCAAAGAATTGGGTGTTTCAGAGGAAGAATCTAATAGCAACACTCCGGTCCAGCCTTTAAGTACCAGTTGTGAACTGAAGTTCCCACTTCAGCAAGCCACAGATCAAGAGACTGTTACCTTATTAAACATTGCTAGCTTGCATAATACTGGCTCAGAGGAGACAATTACACAAGAGGACTTTATTAAACTTTTGCCCCCATTACATGATGATATTTTGACCCACAAAGGAGAAGATACTGGTGGAAAAGAAAGCTTTCAACTAGAGCAGGGGGGCTTGCCATCACACCAGTGCAACAGCAGTGAGCCAGTGCAGGCACTTCAAAAGTTACCCTCGGAGAGAAAAAAGTTAAAAGTGGATAAACTGAAGagcaaagaaaatacaaaactAAAAGTCAGTATTGGTCACAGCAGCTCAACAGAGAGAATTGTGAAACCGCTAGACCATTACAAACTTCTTAATATGGTTGCTCCAGTATCAGTAAATCACTCAGTTAAAGGAGAAAAGCAGACAGGAACAGTAGGAGTAAATGCATCAGGTGGCAACATGGAATATGAGGAAGCAGTCAAATATTCCATAATGGTTTCTAATAATAAGGATGATGTTGCTAATCTCACTGATAAAGCAAGTGTACCAGCATTTTCATTATCTGAACAGCTCAAGACTGAGATAAAAAAGCACACCTGTAATTCATTTGCTTTACAAAAACTGACAAAAAACCCATGTCCGATGATAACAGGGACAGAAACGTCACAGCAGAGTGGAGATACAGCACTACCCCCCACACAGCATATAGTAGTTGATCAAGCAGCTCCAGATCTAAAGAAAAATGAATTCCTCCCAAAGTATATCCTAAAATGCGCACAAGAAGCAAATAGTACAGACATGCCATTAATTCTAGCAGGAGTGTCAAAGGAAATGCCCTGTATTTCACTGCCCTGCATGTCAACTGACTCCTCTTCCCTTGCCAGTAACAATAGATCGGTTGGAACCAGCTCCACAGATGTATTTTTGTGCCCTTTGCAATTGGAACTGAGTCATCCTAACAGAACAAAAGAGCTAAAAAAGGAAGTGCATACAACGCTGAAGTCTCTGGTAGTTTGCTCACCAGCTATCCTAGAAACAACCAGCATCACAACCAGGTTAGACAGAAGATGCCATCTTCAAAATGTCAGGCAGAAGGAGAAGACGaaagatgaagggaaaggagccaATAATAGAGACCATTTAGGTGATCAAAAGCTGCCACAGGAGGGGGATGGACGTGTAATTGTTTGTACATCACAGATGCCAGGGGGGGAAATATGCTTTACATCTATGTATAGAGGAGGGTTTCTTATATCTTCGGACATGACAGGGCAGAGTCCCACCCTTCAGTTAATACACTCAGGGAACAGTTCGGTTCTATCTGTGTCTTCATTGGTGGAAAGGGCAGTTTTTTGTGGAAACACAGACACAAAAATCACAGAATGGCAATCGGCTGTTGACCCCTTTCCAGGTTTTCAAGATCTGCCCAGCTGTTCGGTCGATAGTTCCAAATGCCTTTGCCATTCCTCGGACACACTTTATTGCCATGTGCTCTGCACCCAACAAAAGGAAGTCTGCACTCTGTCCCAATTAAGTGTAGTTTCTCGTGCAGGAAACTTGAAAGTTCCGAGCTTGAATATATCCTTCCCAACTCTAAATGCGGAGCCTCAGTTAACGTGGTGTTGCTTATCTAGAAACCTCCCTCTTCCTGTTGAGCAGATGGAGAAGAAATATTCTGCTTATTCTTCCCTGCATACCTGCAAAAATGAAAGCATGGTGTCAAAATGTAGTCTTTCCTTTTGCCAAATGAAAAGTACCAAGAAGGCTGCTAGCCAAGGCTTGACAACTGGGACCCCCAAAGCACCAGTCAGTTGCTTTTCACAGAAGCAGCAGATAGAGAAGGTAATTCCTTTACTCCCTTCCTTCCCAAATAGAGGAATGTCACATTGTACCTagaataaaatggaagaatggtggtTAAGGAGCATGCTCATATGTTATCTTGTTAGTGCTTAATACTAGCAGCACATGATCAATTCATACTCTGATATCCAAGGGCAATGGGGCCATCCATGACAAACATCGGTTGATACCCTCAAAACATGGGGTGATCACCTACCTTAATAGAGCTCTCAGTCACGGTTATTACATGCTTTCCATGGGTTGTAGTATCTAACATAAGTCAGAGATTTTAaacttttttgagtccacggctcccttgaacAACTACTTTCTTTCtccagcacccctgtggggctcaggagcccagttatgtcaccccttgcctgcataattggcagcctctcaccctacTACGAACACCTTCCCCTGCTCACTTCTCTCCCTCtacttgggagtcctctgggcagctgctgctaccATCCCTGATCTCTGAGCTCTCTGTAGTGCTCTATATATGGGTTAAATTCTTCCATAATTTTGGCGGTTTACAATTTTTCATTTATcttgccattttgttttatttttatgtttgcaGCAGTACTTTACAACAACTGGATTTGATGTGCTGTTAAAAGACATTCCAGAGGCAGAAGAGGcaaaagaaaagcttaacaaaGTGAGAGGACTCGCAACAAGTAAAGGAAAGAGCAGccgtaaaaggaaaaaaatgaagacCAGTCAAAAACGGTGAGAAATACCGGGGTTAGCTTTAATCTAATAGAAAAATTATTTTCTCTGGATATGTGTAGTATTTATAAACATGGCGTGGTGATAGCTCCAGATGTACTGTTCTTGATGTCTTTTTTTCCTCTCAGAAGAAGAGTGTATGTGTGTATCTCTGTGGGTAGAAGTTTCATTGATGGTGCTCCCGTTGCAACAGCAActaaaatgtggaaaactggacTTTGTACCTGGTCAGGGCTGGTCTGTCCTGATGTGGCTGCCTCAGGTGCTCCCCCCACTGCCACCTCTGGAGAGGTTCCTGGGAGCTTCCTGAGACCATGGTAAATGAGGTGCTCCAGCAACGCCAATAAGCAAGGGAGCCATGCACAAGGCGGCACATTCCTAttctgcctcaggtggtgaaacaggATGGGCTGCCCCTGGTCCTGGCTATTTATGATtagttataacaaaataaaaaataaaaaaatccttccagaagaaccttagagaccaactaagttggtatgagctttcatacgtgtgcatgcacacgaaagctcataccaagaacaaacttagttggtctctaaggtgctactggaaggattatttatttttttttactatggcagaccaacacggctacctacctgtaactatgattAGTTATTTGTCTCTGTAACTATTCTCTGGCTCCTCCATGAATACAAAATGACAGGGTTTgtagagagaagaaagagaagtgaCAAAATAAAGaaggtgggagaggagagagaaaataatagaTACCAAAGGAAGTACAGATGAAGGTATCTTCTCCTTTTACATCTCACCATGGCTGAAAAATCCTGAAATTTGATGAGCACTGTTTAATTGCAGATCTCGTATAATGTTACATAAGAGCTGCCATAAAACACAATGTGATTAGCATGGGTGTAGTCCTGAATCTCATATCTGTAGTAACATCAGATTAGACCACGCATGAAGTCACCCTTGCCATTTGCAATATGGTTAAAAGAAAACTGAATTAGGCCAAATGGTTTTTGGACGAGAATTTGTTTTTTGATCGGAACTGACTGAACTCAGACAAAACAGATGGTATCATCAAGAACACTTAAAGTGAAGAATACCAATGGAGCCACATTGTGACTTAGAACACATTATGTGGCTACTCTTGTCCCAAGTAGAAGATTAGCTGGCATTGTTGGCATCATAGGCAACTAAGTTCAAGAAAGAGTTATGTGTGGGTTCAATTGGACACCAGATTTCAGTTTACAATAATGAAGCAAAACGTATGGGTCTTGAGGCCAAGTCTTCAGCATGGGTAAATTGCCTCTTTGGTGGCATTAACTGGATTAATGTTAAATTGCAGGCATGCTTTCATATGCGTCATTATTGATTTCAAGATATTGGCAAGCACTACAGAACAAATAATGTCTTCATTACAAAACGGGAAAGGCAATGTTTTCAgcattattcatttaaagcatattttattctgcttttcagtCATTCAGAGTCTGAAAGGTGAGAGCTGGAATGTTAAGAACCTGTTGTCTCATACAAAATCCGCATAAGAGAGATGATCCACAAGATGTATGCTTCCCACTCTTGCTTGATCTGCTTCTGTGAACAGTTGTATATCAGGGGCTGAAATGTTGCTTAGAGCTGGAATCTCCACTCCAGCCACTAGGGTGAACATACTGCTGTGTTTCCAGTCTGTGCATGTcccgtaacttcctgctgaaatccagtAGCTTTTTATGCCATACatgtttgggttgggttttttaattcctggttctgcttgcttt
This genomic interval carries:
- the ZNF831 gene encoding zinc finger protein 831 codes for the protein MEAQRLPCPPASLKDQPVQLSCLQAVPAASNLSLSPVVLQPEQGVSQTIYLKALTIPLYQPTQAECHHPNNRLPTGRTSINLDSTNMPLIVSPVLHSEGTDQPQAVIQKQPRTINIISGLSVLPQNPSPCVPLGSPGKSKSAGKYLCKHCGRDCLKPSVLEKHMRSHTGERPFPCTTCGIAFKTQSNLYKHRRSQTHVNNARQPSESDISSTLEENEKVSESAGAFQTTKANDRNCDQPRTVIKHAISESTDVLTREKHLPDASLPAVNALFLGSENQWMTTDNSYHGGLNQNAFEKETMKDPLNSLQRRKIQEQRSPTVSKHSQLQRQQATYSEKPWDSRSDYKLKKCESTDSGYLSRSDSVEQQMLSPSPLHSLCEHSIESESDTAISNLRYTAGNSSKVDLAEKAPGALTFEKKKLEEHISKLISQNKAVVDDTQLDNVRPRKTVLSKQGSIDLPMPYTYKDSFHFDIRPVDIHRKKNISLFSAKSIFTPVEKSKPLFFHSVPTQFSTTIDCVPVTRSNSLPFVESTRRVQDQVDSSKLTSFTRMSPNTSFSGLLHSNNFAASTAGFPNSHPRALVRQVAVDDLLLSNVIESSSSSEEMKGTKKPGAAGEGANAKYKKPSQRKFKMFSQEKWQVYGDETFKKIYQKMKSSQMTKKPKENKTDISSIHLDAKETTSQEGITLSGEGRSTTMVAISAKLNTEELKGHSISSPILQCVSLQESSRSFAESMETSSAVSDYEHNDKAKTLLEHRCKELGVSEEESNSNTPVQPLSTSCELKFPLQQATDQETVTLLNIASLHNTGSEETITQEDFIKLLPPLHDDILTHKGEDTGGKESFQLEQGGLPSHQCNSSEPVQALQKLPSERKKLKVDKLKSKENTKLKVSIGHSSSTERIVKPLDHYKLLNMVAPVSVNHSVKGEKQTGTVGVNASGGNMEYEEAVKYSIMVSNNKDDVANLTDKASVPAFSLSEQLKTEIKKHTCNSFALQKLTKNPCPMITGTETSQQSGDTALPPTQHIVVDQAAPDLKKNEFLPKYILKCAQEANSTDMPLILAGVSKEMPCISLPCMSTDSSSLASNNRSVGTSSTDVFLCPLQLELSHPNRTKELKKEVHTTLKSLVVCSPAILETTSITTRLDRRCHLQNVRQKEKTKDEGKGANNRDHLGDQKLPQEGDGRVIVCTSQMPGGEICFTSMYRGGFLISSDMTGQSPTLQLIHSGNSSVLSVSSLVERAVFCGNTDTKITEWQSAVDPFPGFQDLPSCSVDSSKCLCHSSDTLYCHVLCTQQKEVCTLSQLSVVSRAGNLKVPSLNISFPTLNAEPQLTWCCLSRNLPLPVEQMEKKYSAYSSLHTCKNESMVSKCSLSFCQMKSTKKAASQGLTTGTPKAPVSCFSQKQQIEKQYFTTTGFDVLLKDIPEAEEAKEKLNKVRGLATSKGKSSRKRKKMKTSQKRYKGSYGHRHILLKTNRLGKQHWPANRPLETPKRCPNSHTSDSHEPCGKWSCLPTASQGNDQNLQQETSYAPTDKAASSVKKNRMKEEVPGSTNEHSRGSLSLQMMPAVPDVSKATYSFTLATDAVVEKANTFDVNALGIFKEEPQPDVISDDCWPSIEHCNFELIVSGKSHSHSIVDSKVISPIFVGSNADCDNVESKYQNFTDLEPSVHVTGRKEKPTSGDLYPSLKEQLAPTFQIPCPALFGSKLLTGTSFSSNPLHSSGLLQETNSSPGHCSCTDENIHSTKPDNDQGKLSKPGFPPFKNPSTFIASSGALSKPYKKQSLEVMSKQAHVEYDDISSSDDEDRLIIEI